The Streptomyces kanamyceticus genome window below encodes:
- a CDS encoding glucosyl-3-phosphoglycerate synthase, with product MLQEVERWLSRRSWSVADRSPERLLAAKRASGTSVSVVLPALDEEATVGGIVEVIRRELMARTPLVDELVVIDSGSGDRTAEVARKAGARVVHRDEILPRIPAVPGKGEVLWRSLLATHGDVVAFVDADLREFSADFVSGIVGPLLTDPDVHFVKAMYDRPLGAAAGQGGRVTELMARPLLNMHWPQLAGFVQPLGGEYAARRSLLERLPFPVGYGVELGLLVDALHTVGLDALAQVDVGVRKHRHQDGQALGRMAAAIYRTAQLRLARGHLGRPELTQFVRGEHGFEPRTYPVDTEERPPMSDIAEYAHRRVA from the coding sequence GTGCTGCAAGAAGTCGAGCGCTGGCTGAGCAGGCGTTCCTGGTCCGTCGCCGACCGTTCACCGGAGCGTCTGCTCGCCGCGAAACGCGCGTCGGGCACCTCGGTGAGCGTCGTCCTTCCCGCGCTCGACGAGGAGGCGACGGTCGGCGGGATCGTCGAGGTGATCCGGCGGGAGCTGATGGCGCGGACTCCGCTCGTCGACGAGCTCGTGGTGATCGACTCCGGCTCCGGTGACCGTACGGCGGAGGTCGCGCGGAAGGCGGGCGCCCGGGTCGTGCACCGGGACGAGATCCTGCCGCGCATCCCGGCCGTGCCGGGCAAGGGCGAGGTGCTGTGGCGCTCGCTCCTGGCGACGCACGGTGACGTCGTGGCGTTCGTCGACGCGGACCTGCGGGAGTTCTCCGCGGACTTCGTCTCGGGGATCGTGGGCCCGCTCCTGACCGACCCCGACGTGCACTTCGTGAAGGCGATGTACGACCGTCCGCTGGGCGCGGCCGCGGGGCAGGGCGGCCGGGTGACCGAGCTGATGGCGCGGCCGCTCCTGAACATGCACTGGCCCCAGCTGGCGGGCTTCGTCCAGCCGCTGGGCGGCGAGTACGCGGCCCGCAGGTCCCTGCTCGAACGGCTGCCGTTCCCCGTCGGGTACGGCGTGGAGCTCGGTCTGCTCGTCGACGCGCTGCACACGGTGGGCCTGGACGCGCTCGCGCAGGTCGACGTCGGGGTGCGCAAGCACCGGCACCAGGACGGGCAGGCGCTGGGCCGGATGGCGGCGGCGATCTACCGGACCGCGCAGCTGCGGCTCGCGCGCGGCCATCTCGGACGCCCGGAGCTGACGCAGTTCGTCCGGGGCGAGCACGGGTTCGAGCCGAGGACGTATCCGGTGGACACCGAGGAACGCCCCCCTATGTCCGATATCGCCGAGTATGCACATCGTCGCGTGGCGTAA
- the thrC gene encoding threonine synthase gives MRRKGLASMAVQTVATESTTTPVDLGPASGLACRECGTKFPLGPIFACVECFGPLEVAYDLPLGDPEALRARIEAGPANIWRYAPLLPVPADVADKPNLNPGWTKLVKADNLAAELGVEQGKLFVKDDSGNPTHSFKDRVVAQALEAARAFGFTTLSCSSTGNLAGAVGAAAARAGFRSCVFIPHDLEQGKVVMAAVYGGELVGIEGNYDDVNRFCSELIGDPLGEGWGFVNVNLRPYYGEGSKTLAYEICEQLGWVLPDQLVIPIASGSQLTKIDKGLKELIALGLVEDKPYKIFGAQAEGCSPVSAAFKAGHDVVRPQKPNTIAKSLAIGNPADGPYVLDIARRTGGAVEDVNDEQVVDAIELLARSEGIFAETAGGVTVGVTKKLVEAGLIDPSLTTVVLNTGDGLKTLDAVAERSQATATIKPSLDAFRSAGLSG, from the coding sequence ATGAGGAGAAAGGGCCTCGCCTCCATGGCTGTGCAGACCGTCGCCACCGAAAGCACCACCACCCCCGTAGACCTCGGCCCCGCATCGGGCCTTGCGTGCCGGGAGTGCGGCACCAAGTTCCCGCTCGGACCGATCTTCGCCTGCGTCGAGTGTTTCGGACCCCTCGAAGTCGCCTACGACCTGCCGCTCGGTGACCCCGAAGCCCTCCGCGCCCGCATCGAGGCGGGCCCCGCCAACATCTGGCGCTACGCCCCGCTCCTGCCCGTCCCCGCCGACGTGGCCGACAAGCCGAACCTCAACCCCGGCTGGACCAAGCTCGTCAAGGCCGACAACCTCGCCGCCGAACTCGGCGTCGAACAGGGCAAGTTGTTCGTCAAGGACGACTCGGGCAACCCGACCCACTCCTTCAAGGACCGCGTCGTCGCGCAGGCGCTCGAAGCGGCGCGCGCCTTCGGCTTCACCACCCTGTCGTGCTCCTCCACCGGCAACCTCGCCGGTGCCGTCGGCGCCGCCGCGGCCCGCGCGGGCTTCCGCTCCTGCGTGTTCATCCCGCACGACCTGGAGCAGGGCAAGGTCGTCATGGCCGCGGTCTACGGCGGCGAGCTCGTCGGCATCGAGGGCAACTACGACGACGTGAACCGCTTCTGCTCCGAGCTCATCGGCGACCCGCTCGGCGAGGGCTGGGGCTTCGTCAACGTCAACCTGCGGCCGTACTACGGAGAGGGCTCCAAGACCCTCGCGTACGAGATCTGCGAGCAGCTCGGCTGGGTCCTGCCCGACCAGCTGGTCATCCCGATCGCCTCGGGCTCGCAGCTCACGAAGATCGACAAGGGCCTGAAGGAGCTCATCGCGCTCGGCCTGGTCGAGGACAAGCCCTACAAGATCTTCGGCGCGCAGGCGGAGGGGTGCTCCCCGGTGTCCGCGGCGTTCAAGGCGGGCCACGACGTCGTACGCCCGCAGAAGCCGAACACCATCGCCAAGTCGCTCGCCATCGGCAACCCGGCGGACGGGCCCTACGTGCTCGACATCGCGCGGCGCACGGGCGGTGCGGTGGAGGACGTGAACGACGAGCAGGTCGTCGACGCGATTGAGCTGCTCGCTCGGAGTGAGGGGATCTTCGCGGAGACCGCCGGGGGCGTGACGGTCGGTGTCACCAAGAAGTTGGTCGAGGCAGGGCTCATCGATCCTTCGCTCACCACGGTGGTGCTGAACACCGGGGACGGGCTGAAGACTCTCGACGCGGTCGCCGAGAGGTCTCAGGCGACCGCCACGATCAAGCCGAGCCTCGATGCGTTTCGCTCCGCGGGTCTGTCCGGCTGA
- a CDS encoding MoaD/ThiS family protein, protein MSVNVRIPTILRTYTSGQAEVAAEGATLGEVIADLEKNHTGIAARVLDDQGKLRRFVNVYVNDDDVRFEQGLETATPDGAGVSIIPAVAGG, encoded by the coding sequence ATGAGCGTCAACGTCCGCATCCCCACCATTCTCCGCACTTACACCTCCGGCCAGGCGGAGGTCGCCGCCGAGGGGGCCACGCTGGGTGAGGTCATCGCCGATCTGGAGAAGAACCACACCGGCATCGCCGCCCGCGTCCTGGACGACCAGGGCAAGCTGCGTCGTTTCGTGAATGTCTATGTGAACGACGACGACGTCCGTTTCGAGCAGGGTCTGGAGACCGCCACTCCGGACGGTGCCGGTGTCTCGATCATTCCGGCGGTGGCCGGAGGCTGA
- a CDS encoding cold-shock protein has protein sequence MAQGTVKWFNAEKGYGFIAVDGGADVFVHYSAIQMDGYRTLEEGQRVEFEISQGQKGPQADMVKLAV, from the coding sequence ATGGCTCAGGGCACCGTCAAGTGGTTCAACGCGGAGAAGGGGTACGGCTTCATCGCGGTCGACGGTGGTGCGGATGTTTTCGTCCACTACAGCGCGATCCAGATGGACGGGTACCGCACCCTTGAAGAAGGTCAGCGAGTCGAATTCGAGATCTCGCAGGGCCAGAAGGGTCCGCAGGCGGACATGGTCAAACTCGCCGTCTAG